The Megalops cyprinoides isolate fMegCyp1 chromosome 9, fMegCyp1.pri, whole genome shotgun sequence genome has a window encoding:
- the LOC118783140 gene encoding TRPM8 channel-associated factor homolog has translation MAHKDAYSALMKGVEELDCRGPAVPGDLVLIGDHAFPLAMNPRGQVLMAASRYSQGRIVVLGHEAFLTTFPVVVENALTWLKPSTDAQVGIHSAYSAVAHNLCYTSIRAEVGGFHSGLGVYVTDAYSVGPTAKELVAFLKEGGGLLVAGQAWSWAMDHPKENALLGFPGNKVCSVAGIYFSEHPGELGVFPVPRQIPSSWLAVSIDKDFQDDLEFLLQGVSEFDIQGGAVPSEVLVHGPLAFPIATTNDGRAFIAGSYYGQGRVIVTTHEGYLGRQALAPFLINAVHWLDEGRHGTVGVLPQLNGAHALLSQSGLTCEKTGFKQGLSVYVCTSYSDAHAADIQEFVAEGGGLLIGGHAWYWAQTQSGRNAMTEYPGNHILNKMGFSILGATLNAGLYPAPQPAKACSEAYHFRRMLQNFTGHVTCGQKLTEHEQACLKRLGGDCATYLRMQAHDCPSYNSILNTLTNMVKKAGVPQVCASCPVENSKDHLLLHVGTEVYKASPNPDDLLPYIIKDRPNLPTVPNARVQIHGNTAGSEEWKSTGLYLSPGMKTHMAIPSQIVGKGWKVQIGCQTDYVGNAAQLKRAPVVHERFPIESEMIQVSNLWGGLIYLVAPPNCQVGELEVVVERAICAPYYKSGETSVADWVGGIRHAPAPWAEMEFENIIMTVPSEVVRKVKQPDEVAKLWDSIMRSIAELAAIPAKFPRKERYVADVQISHGFMHAGYPVMMHSSSAPSLVDPKLARKSGLWGAIHELGHNQQRGAWEFPPHTTECTCNLWSIYVHETVLGMGRAQAHEAITPCSRKKRIEQFLQGGRTLGSWNVWTALETYMQLQEKFGWEAFKKVFAAYHHMKNVPNDNKGKMNLYAETFSRTVNRNLVPFFKSWSWPIEPELEKKLADLPEWNDHPMAKFS, from the exons ATGGCCCACAAAGATGCCTACTCCGCCCTGATGAAGGGTGTTGAGGAGCTGGACTGCCGGGGACCGGCTGTGCCCGGTGACCTGGTGCTGATCGGTGACCATGCCTTCCCCCTGGCCATGAACCCTCGGGGTCAGGTCCTGATGGCAGCTTCCAGATATAGCCAGGGTCGCATTGTGGTGCTGGGTCATGAGGCCTTCCTCACCACCTTTCCCGTCGTGGTGGAGAACGCCCTGACCTGGCTGAAGCCCTCCACTGACGCCCAGGTGGGAATCCACTCAGCCTACAGTGCTGTGGCCCATAACCTGTGCTACACCAGCATCCGGGCAGAGGTAGGGGGCTTCCACAGTGGGCTGGGTGTTTATGTCACTGATGCCTACAGTGTGGGCCCCACTGCAAAGGAGCTCGTGGCCTTTCTGAAGGAAGGGGGTGGTCTGCTTGTTGCTGGTCAAGCTTGGAGCTGGGCCATGGATCACCCTAAGGAGAACGCCCTGCTGGGCTTCCCAGGGAACaaggtgtgcagtgtggctgGGATCTACTTCTCTGAACACCCAGGGGAGCTGGGCGTGTTCCCCGTGCCCAGGCAGATCCCTTCCAGCTGGCTGGCAGTGTC GATTGACAAGGACTTCCAGGACGACCTGGAGTTCCTGCTGCAGGGGGTGTCTGAGTTTGACATCCAGGGTGGGGCAGTACCCTCGGAGGTCCTAGTGCATGGTCCCTTAGCTTTCCCCATCGCCACCACCAATGATGGCAGGGCCTTCATCGCTGGATCCTACTATGGGCAAGGTCGTGTCATCGTTACCACCCACGAGGGCTACCTGGGACGCCAGGCTCTGGCTCCTTTCCTGATCAATGCAGTGCACTGGCTGGATGAGGGCCGGCATGGGACGGTAGGTGTCCTTCCTCAGCTCAATGGAGCCCACGCCCTCCTGAGCCAGTCTGGCCTCACCTGTGAGAAGACAGGGTTCAAACAGGGGCTGAGTGTTTATGTCTGCACCTCATACAGTGATGCTCATGCCGCTGACATCCAGGAGTTTGTGGCTGAGGGTGGGGGTCTTCTCATTGGAGGCCATGCCTGGTACTGGGCACAAACCCAGAGTGGCCGCAATGCCATGACTGAGTACCCTGGCAACCACATCCTTAACAAGATGGGCTTTAGCATCCTGGGGGCCACCTTAAATGCAGGCCTATATCCAGCCCCACAGCCCGCGAAGGCCTGCTCTGAGGCCTATCACTTCCGAAGAATGCTGCAGAACTTTAcgggtcatgtgacctgtgggCAGAAGCTGACAGAGCACGAGCAGGCCTGCCTGAAGCGGCTGGGTGGGGACTGTGCAACCTACCTGCGTATGCAAGCCCATGACTGCCCTTCCTATAACTCCATCCTCAACACACTCACCAACATGGTAAAGAAGGCCGGTGTACCGCAAGTCTGTGCCAGCTGCCCTGTGGAGAACTCTAAGGACCACCTCCTTCTCCACGTGGGCACTGAGGTGTACAAGGCATCCCCCAATCCAGACGACCTCCTGCCCTACATCATCAAGGACAGGCCCAACCTGCCCACAGTCCCCAATGCCAGGGTCCAAATCCACGGCAACACTGCAG GCAGTGAGGAGTGGAAGAGCACTGGCCTGTACCTCTCTCCTGGCATGAAGACACACATGGCAATCCCCTCCCAAATCGTCGGAAAAGGCTGGAAA GTGCAGATCGGCTGCCAGACAGACTATGTTGGCAACGCAGCTCAACTGAAGAGGGCACCAGTGGTACATGAGCGATTCCCCATAGAGTCAGAGATGATTCAGGTCTCAAATTTGTGGGGTGGACTGATCTACCTGGTGGCTCCGCCCAATTGCCAGGTGGGAGAGCTGGAGGTCGTTGTGGAAAGAGCCATCTGTGCACCATACTACAAGTCTG GGGAGACCAGTGTGGCGGACTGGGTTGGGGGGATCCGTCATGCTCCTGCTCCCTGGGCAGAGATGGAGTTTGAAAACATCATCATGACAGTACCATCAGAGGTGGTGCGCAAAGTCAAACAGCCAGATGAGGTGGCAAAGCTCTGGGACAGCATCATGAGGAGTATTGCGGAGCTGGCCGCCATCCCCGCTAAGTTCCCACGCAAGGAGCGCTATGTTGCAGATGTGCAGATCTCCCATG GTTTCATGCATGCAGGATACCCAGTCATGATGCATTCGTCCTCAGCCCCCAGCTTGGTGGACCCAAAGCTGGCTCGCAAGAGTGGGCTCTGGGGGGCCATCCACGAGCTGGGCCACAACCAGCAGCGGGGTGCCTGGGAGTTCCCACCGCACACCACAGAGTGCACCTGCAACCTGTGGTCCATCTATGTGCACGAGACCGTGCTGGGCATGGGACGGGCCCAGGCACATGAGGCTATCACCCCTTGCAGCCGGAAGAAGAGGATCGAACAGTTTCTGCAGGGTGGGAGGACGCTGGGCAGTTGGAACGTCTGGACAGCGCTGGAGACCTACATGCAG
- the LOC118782973 gene encoding zinc finger and SCAN domain-containing protein 9-like, which translates to MLTIQRHLLKTLKAKGPVEAAAYTNYLIGLSDRVDEVSTPTTQLALPSLTGEDDPEAFLRLFERAALSAHLPKSQWASTLASLLAGDAKLAYDDVSGGADGPLSFQTLKGALLGRAGVAEENCRVRFRSQQHRVPGLSPRAAAWELQQEATGWLKPHSRSGWEVMQCVVMEQLTSLLPEVTANWIRARRPSNLEEAVKLAETHLSLSAHPCKAKGSSEMPHITFETARASPEGNCPSLPQRMTGEVVSPTNLQECSLKCDAESSALNRQPEVQLLKAKETSEVQTEAWNTQGTIQLDVQSPSAVEKDVGTTPVTPHHRHSPLSSSTPVAEEPQDKQSCHSFESETMDTGDEYQLSQSDSSCNTTLEQWGQQRPERGPGGEGGYVCGKCGKSFVFFEQLHRHQRSHSDQLPFLCGECGHSCRTSAALKKHRAAHAATRLLPCPDCSESFTYAERLVHHRTVHAALRPHCCPVCQKSFRLKKVLKKHEQIHQDSERRSAGLHKPANPGNKPSALGDNHPHSCSC; encoded by the exons ATGCTGACAATACAGAGACACCTGCTGAAGACTCTCAAAGCAAAGGGTCCAGTGGAAGCTGCTGCCTATACCAACTACCTGATAGGGCTGTCTGACAGAGTGGACGAAGTCTCCACGCCCACCACCCAGCTGGCCCTGCCCAGCCTGACAGGTGAGGATGACCCAGAAGCCTTCCTCCGCCTTTTTGAGCGGGCCGCACTCTCTGCCCACCTGCCCAAGTCGCAGTGGGCATCCACCCTGGCCTCCCTGCTGGCAGGGGATGCAAAACTCGCCTACGACGATGTGAGCGGGGGTGCGGATGGTCCACTGTCATTCCAGACCCTGAAGGGGGCACTGCTGGGCAGGGCCGGTGTGGCAGAGGAGAACTGCCGGGTCAGGTTCCGCTCACAGCAGCACCGCGTTCCTGGGCTGAGCCCCCGGGCCGCAGCCtgggagctgcagcaggaggccACTGGATGGCTGAAGCCCCACAGTCGCTCGGGGTGGGAGGTGATGCAGTGCGTGGTGATGGAGCAGCTGACCTCTTTGCTGCCTGAGGTCACTGCCAACTGGATCCGGGCTAGAAGACCCAGCAACCTGGAGGAAGCCGTGAAGCTGGCGGAGACTCACTTGTCCCTCTCTGCACATCCCTGCAAAGCGAAGGGCAGCAGTGAGATGCCACACATTACTTTTGAGACAGCCCGTGCTTCCCCTGAAGGAAACTGCCCCTCTTTACCACAACG GATGACCGGTGAGGTAGTCAGTCCCACCAATCTCCAAGAATGCTCTCTGAAGTGTGATGCTGAGTCTTCTGCACTGAATAGACAGCCAGAGGTTCAGTTACTCAAAGCAAAGGAGACCTCAGAGGTGCAGACAGAGGCATGGAACACCCAAGGCACAATTCAACTAGATGTCCAGTCTCCCTCAGCAGTTGAAAAAGATGTGGGCACCACCCCAGTGACACCCCACCACCGGCACTCTCCATTATCCTCTTCCACTCCAGTGGCAGAGGAGCCACAGGACAAACAGAGCTGCCACAGTTTTGAGTCGGAGACCATGGACACCGGAGATGAGTACCAGCTGTCCCAAAGTGATTCTAGCTGCAATACCACACTAGAACAGTGGGGGCAGCAGAGGCCGGAACGGGGCCCCGGAGGTGAGGGGGGCTACGTCTGCGGCAAGTGCGGGAAGAGCTTCGTCTTCTTCGAGCAGCTGCACCGGCATCAGCGCAGCCACAGCGATCAGCTGCCCTTCTTGTGCGGGGAGTGCGGCCACTCCTGCCGCACGAGCGCGGCCCTGAAGAAACACCGCGCGGCGCATGCCGCCACCAGGCTCCTCCCGTGCCCCGACTGCAGCGAGAGCTTCACCTACGCCGAGCGTTTGGTCCACCACCGCACGGTGCATGCTGCCCTCAGACCCCACTGCTGTCCCGTGTGTCAGAAGAGCTTCCGGCTCAAGAAGGTGCTCAAGAAGCACGAGCAGATCCACCAGGACAGTGAGAGGAGGTCGGCCGGGCTGCACAAACCAGCCAATCCGGGAAACAAGCCCTCAGCGCTCGGTGACAACcatcctcacagctgcagctgttaa